One Miscanthus floridulus cultivar M001 chromosome 11, ASM1932011v1, whole genome shotgun sequence DNA window includes the following coding sequences:
- the LOC136494849 gene encoding LOW QUALITY PROTEIN: probable glucuronosyltransferase Os04g0398600 (The sequence of the model RefSeq protein was modified relative to this genomic sequence to represent the inferred CDS: deleted 1 base in 1 codon): MGSRKGWLPIVALLLLAASALWPPVAAAAAAAAGGGEAEHAVQQHSERISGSAGDVLEDNPVGRLKVFIYDLPRKYNKKMVTKDPRCLSHMFAAEIFMHRFLLSSAVRTLNPKEADWFYTPVYTTCDLTNAGLPLPFKSPRVMRSAIQYISNKWPFWNRTDGADHFFVVPHDFAACFHYQEEKAIERGILPLLRRATLVQTFGQENHVCLKEGSIIIPPYAPPQKMQAHLISPDTPRSIFVYFRGLFYDTGNDPEGGYYARGARASLWENFKSNPLFDISTDHPATYYEDMQRAVFCLCPLGWAPWSPRLVEAVVFGCIPVIIADDIVLPFADAIPWEEIGVFVEEKDVPKLDTILTSMPIDDILRKQRLLANPSMKQAMLFPQPAQPRDAFHQILNGLARKLPHPEGMYLQPGDQRLNWTAGPVGDLKPW, translated from the exons ATGGGATCACGAAAGGGGTGGCTCCCCATTGTGGCCCTCCTGCTGTTGGCCGCCTCTGCCCTCTGGCCGCCggtcgcagcagcagcagcagccgccgccggcggcggcgaggctgaACACGCCGTTCAGCAGCATAGCGAGCGCATCTCAG GGAGTGCTGGTGATGTGTTAGAAGATAATCCTGTGGGGAGGTTGAAGGTCTTCATTTATGACTTACCAAGGAAGTACAACAAGAAGATGGTCACCAAGGATCCACGGTGCCTCAGTCACATGTTCGCCGCTGAAATTTTCATGCATCGTTTCTTGCTCTCAAGTGCTGTCCGGACACTAAATCCCAAGGAAGCTGATTGGTTCTATACACCAGTTTACACTACTTGTGATTTAACTAATGCTGGACTGCCCTTGCCATTTAAGTCACCACGGGTGATGAGGAGTGCAATCCAATATATTTCAAACAAATGGCCCTTCTGGAATAGGACTGATGGTGCAGATCACTTCTTTGTTGTTCCGCATGATTTTGCAGCATGCTTCCACTATCAG GAAGAAAAGGCTATTGAGCGTGGAATTCTTCCATTGCTGCGACGTGCTACATTGGTCCAAACTTTTGGACAGGAGAATCATGTTTGTCTGAAGGAGGGTTCCATCATTATTCCACCCTATGCTCCTCCGCAGAAAATGCAAGCTCACTTGATTTCCCCTGACACTCCACGTTCAATCTTTGTTTACTTCCGGGGACTTTTCTATGACACTGGAAATGACCCTGAGGGCGGATACTATGCAAG AGGTGCGCGAGCTTCGctatgggagaacttcaagagcaaCCCTCTGTTTGACATTTCCACAGACCACCCTGCCACTTACTACGAAGACATGCAACGTGCTGTCTTCTGCCTGTGCCCATTGGGCTGGGCACCGTGGAGCCCTAGGTTGGTCGAGGCTGTGGTCTTTGGTTGCATTCCCGTCATCATAGCTGATGATATTGTGCTTCCATTTGCGGATGCAATCCCATGGGAGGAAATCGGAGTCTTTGTCGAGGAGAAGGATGTCCCAAAGCTAGACACAATCCTCACGTCCATGCCTATAGATGACATCTTAAGAAAGCAAAGATTACTTGCAAATCCATCGATGAAGCAGGCCATGCTGTTCCCGCAGCCAGCGCAACCAAGGGACGCGTTCCACCAAATCTTGAACGGCCTTGCTCGGAAGCTCCCGCACCCGGAGGGTATGTACTTACAACCTGGCGATCAGCGCCTCAACTGGACCGCC GGACCTGTGGGAGATCTGAAGCCATggtag
- the LOC136494850 gene encoding pollen-specific protein C13-like: protein MASIPATTTTVAILVCVLFCATADTAVAVATDNPDLPDYVIQGRVYCDTCRAGFVTNVTDYIAGAKVRLECSHFGTGELERAIDGVTDATGTYTIELKDSHEEDICQVVLVQSPREDCDQVQALRDRAGVLLTRNVGISDSLRPANPLGYLKDVPLPVCAALLKQLDSDDDDDQ, encoded by the coding sequence ATGGCCTCAATTCCGGCGACGACGACCACCGTCGCCATCCTCGTATGCGTCCTCTTCTGTGCCACGGCTGACactgccgtcgccgtcgccaccgaCAACCCCGACCTCCCCGACTACGTCATCCAGGGCCGTGTGTACTGCGACACGTGCCGCGCCGGGTTCGTGACCAACGTCACCGACTACATCGCGGGCGCCAAGGTGCGGCTGGAGTGCAGTCACTTCGGCACCGGCGAGCTCGAGCGCGCCATCGACGGGGTGACCGACGCGACCGGCACGTACACGATCGAGCTCAAGGACAGCCACGAGGAGGACATCTGCCAGGTGGTCCTGGTGCAGAGCCCGCGCGAGGACTGCGACCAGGTGCAGGCGCTCAGGGACCGCGCCGGTGTCCTGCTCACCAGGAACGTCGGCATCTCTGACAGCCTGCGCCCCGCCAACCCGCTCGGCTACCTCAAGGACGTGCCGCTGCCTGTCTGCGCCGCGCTGCTCAAGCAGTTGGACTCGGACGACGACGATGATCAGTAA